A window from Chitinophagales bacterium encodes these proteins:
- a CDS encoding uroporphyrinogen-III synthase translates to MLKKKTAVKQTSPSAAASSKKTVKPPKPAKEEKPVKVVNKPIIPQKEGQRNHADFLSKAPKTKVKNLLIAQPHPEGVKSPYFDLADKYKVNIKFQPFIQVEGVPGREFRKQRITLNDYSGIIFTSRNAIDHFFRICEELRVKMSQETKFFCTSEAIALYLQKYTQYRKRKVFYGDANNNKELRNLLFKHKDATRFLYICAEMRKDEIPSFMQANGFNYSEGVMYKTVPVDLKHFKLEEFDMVLFFSPSGIASLKHNFPKYKQYKIRWGAYGKTTTDAVIDEGLELHLIAPLEGQPSIVAALESYLKETSK, encoded by the coding sequence TTGCTAAAGAAAAAGACAGCTGTAAAGCAGACTTCACCAAGCGCTGCTGCTTCTTCTAAAAAAACCGTAAAACCTCCCAAGCCCGCCAAAGAAGAAAAACCTGTAAAGGTTGTAAATAAGCCCATAATTCCTCAAAAAGAAGGGCAAAGAAATCACGCAGATTTCTTATCTAAAGCACCAAAAACAAAAGTTAAGAATTTACTTATTGCACAGCCACACCCGGAAGGTGTAAAGTCTCCTTATTTCGATTTGGCAGATAAGTATAAAGTAAACATCAAGTTTCAACCTTTTATACAAGTAGAAGGTGTGCCGGGCAGAGAATTTCGCAAACAAAGAATTACACTAAACGATTACAGCGGCATTATTTTCACCAGCAGAAATGCCATAGATCACTTCTTTAGAATTTGCGAAGAATTACGTGTAAAAATGAGCCAAGAAACCAAGTTCTTTTGCACTTCCGAAGCTATTGCATTATACCTCCAAAAATATACCCAGTATCGCAAGCGCAAAGTGTTTTATGGCGATGCCAACAACAATAAAGAACTCCGCAATTTACTCTTTAAACATAAAGACGCCACTCGCTTCTTGTATATCTGTGCCGAAATGCGAAAAGATGAAATACCTTCGTTTATGCAGGCAAACGGCTTTAACTATTCGGAAGGTGTAATGTACAAAACCGTACCGGTAGATTTAAAACACTTTAAGTTAGAAGAGTTTGATATGGTATTGTTTTTTAGCCCATCCGGCATTGCTTCGCTCAAACACAATTTTCCAAAATACAAGCAATACAAAATCAGATGGGGCGCATACGGCAAAACCACTACCGATGCTGTAATTGACGAAGGTTTGGAACTCCACTTAATAGCACCGCTCGAAGGCCAACCAAGCATAGTAGCTGCACTCGAAAGCTACTTGAAAGAAACATCCAAATAA
- a CDS encoding DUF4271 domain-containing protein codes for MKIFFSLIFSTLLFAQVIAQADSISISADSITAQEDSLQVALQDSLHKILVQEQFTKDSLQAVEQTNFATKIFDWINKKTTVVFDVQQRRTTENNLGMFAAIMLLLILLTYMKLAYSNDLEELWLSILSSNRALQIYRTQTDSFSASSFLLTANFVLCISFFIQFSAQQFLPSHVAQASFTTFLLIILFTSFLLLRTLLFKTLTQIFLLKEVLTLYEFHFYKIIQTLGIAMLPAVLFMFAANKKYFVVAFAIACVCIMLAIVMLAARGLSTSIKVIASNIKYFFIYVCVSEVAMVLLLIKLLTKIVS; via the coding sequence GTGAAAATATTTTTCTCCCTCATTTTTTCTACACTACTCTTTGCGCAAGTTATTGCACAAGCAGACAGCATCAGCATTTCAGCCGATTCAATTACAGCGCAAGAGGATTCATTACAAGTTGCCTTGCAAGATTCATTGCATAAAATATTGGTGCAAGAACAATTTACTAAAGACTCTTTACAAGCTGTTGAACAAACAAATTTTGCTACTAAAATTTTTGATTGGATCAATAAAAAAACAACTGTAGTTTTTGATGTTCAACAAAGAAGAACTACCGAAAACAATCTTGGAATGTTTGCTGCAATAATGTTGCTGCTAATACTGCTTACATACATGAAACTGGCTTACAGCAACGATTTGGAAGAACTATGGCTATCTATTTTAAGCAGCAACAGAGCACTTCAAATCTATAGAACACAAACCGATTCTTTTTCTGCTTCTTCTTTTTTACTTACTGCAAACTTTGTGTTGTGTATTTCATTTTTTATTCAATTTTCGGCACAGCAATTTTTGCCTTCGCATGTGGCGCAAGCATCGTTTACTACATTTTTGCTTATCATTTTATTCACATCATTTTTACTCTTAAGGACACTATTATTTAAAACACTCACACAAATTTTTCTTTTGAAAGAAGTGCTCACACTCTACGAATTTCACTTCTATAAAATCATACAAACATTAGGCATAGCAATGCTTCCGGCAGTACTATTTATGTTTGCTGCCAATAAAAAATATTTTGTTGTTGCATTTGCAATTGCGTGTGTATGTATAATGTTGGCTATTGTAATGCTTGCTGCGCGTGGGTTATCAACATCTATAAAAGTTATTGCAAGTAACATCAAATACTTTTTTATCTATGTTTGTGTGAGTGAAGTAGCAATGGTGCTGCTTCTAATTAAATTGTTAACCAAAATTGTTTCCTAA
- the hemW gene encoding radical SAM family heme chaperone HemW, translating into MAGIYIHIPFCKQACNYCNFYFTTSPRLREAFVQALLREIEYRKDFLEGEKVETIYFGGGTPTHLPVNDLLAITESIFKHFSCSISEFTIEANPDDLTADKLKNIAQLKQLGLNRFSIGVQSFFDADLHYMHRAHSAAEAKDAIKRTQDAGFELITLDLIYGTPTLGHAEWAKNLETVAALQVPHFSSYALTVEENTSLFQKIKKKRLLPVDEEKAAVQFDMLMQFAAQNNFEHYEISNFAKPGKQAIHNSNYWKGKHYIGFGPSAHSFKRYERSWNAANLKTYIEQLAKGELNLEFEQLSPIQHANELVMTALRTSQGLDLNCETIAPYKAFILAQLEQVNSAFFCFEEDTIKLTQSGKHFADSVALGLWIEE; encoded by the coding sequence ATGGCAGGCATTTATATTCATATTCCATTTTGCAAGCAAGCCTGCAATTATTGTAATTTTTATTTCACCACTTCGCCTCGTTTAAGGGAGGCTTTTGTACAGGCGCTACTGCGTGAAATTGAATACAGGAAAGATTTTTTGGAAGGAGAGAAAGTAGAAACTATCTACTTTGGCGGTGGCACGCCAACACATCTTCCGGTAAATGATTTATTGGCAATTACGGAAAGTATTTTCAAGCATTTTTCTTGTAGCATTTCGGAGTTTACGATTGAGGCAAACCCCGATGATTTAACTGCCGATAAGTTGAAAAATATTGCGCAGTTGAAGCAACTTGGCTTGAATCGTTTTAGCATAGGTGTGCAATCTTTTTTTGATGCAGACTTGCATTATATGCATCGGGCGCATTCTGCCGCAGAGGCAAAAGATGCTATTAAACGCACGCAGGATGCGGGTTTTGAACTCATTACTCTAGATTTAATTTATGGCACGCCTACATTGGGCCATGCCGAATGGGCGAAAAACTTAGAAACGGTTGCAGCGTTGCAAGTGCCGCACTTTTCGAGTTATGCGCTTACGGTAGAAGAAAACACATCGCTGTTTCAAAAGATTAAAAAGAAAAGATTGCTGCCGGTAGATGAAGAAAAAGCAGCAGTACAATTTGATATGCTGATGCAGTTCGCGGCACAAAATAATTTTGAGCACTACGAAATTTCAAATTTCGCAAAGCCGGGAAAACAAGCCATACATAATTCAAACTATTGGAAGGGTAAACACTACATTGGCTTTGGACCCTCGGCACATTCGTTTAAGAGGTATGAAAGAAGTTGGAATGCAGCTAATCTTAAAACATATATAGAGCAATTGGCAAAGGGTGAGTTGAACCTTGAGTTTGAGCAGCTCTCGCCAATACAACATGCCAACGAATTGGTGATGACGGCTTTAAGAACATCGCAGGGTTTGGACTTGAATTGCGAAACAATAGCACCATACAAAGCCTTTATTTTAGCGCAGCTTGAGCAAGTAAACAGCGCGTTTTTTTGCTTTGAAGAAGATACTATAAAACTTACTCAGAGTGGAAAACACTTTGCCGATTCGGTAGCATTAGGTTTATGGATAGAAGAGTAA
- the asnB gene encoding asparagine synthase (glutamine-hydrolyzing), protein MQEEAVGNIRNMLQNIKHRGPDNSSYWQKEYVVLGHNRLSIIDLHETANQPFEYLDVVIVFNGEIYNYLELKETLQTKGWKFRTNGDTEVICAAYKEWGEKCVEQFVGMWSFALWDSTALKLFCSRDRFGIKPFYFYTTPSGFYFASEYKAFKALPFFNATVNTDQINRALALNIVSYKNETFFKNLHQLLPGHNLILQQEKITTYKYWDIAFKTPCNLSFKEKKEKFKTLFMDAIKLHSRSDVKNGICLSGGLDSSAIASAYSTIFPQSEIQSFSIYYEGKGKVDERPFIKEVVQQYSNIQPHYFSPTFQNIEEAFHHASYSADVPLLGSSYISQYFLMKLAAANGVKVVLDGQGSDEYLGGYLHSFYRIIGTHIKNGSPVKAISLLNKLAKREQFSIGKKGSFLAKSLAAAFKTEDEIYSLETLKTRALTGNVATRFDEVTANKFNNFLYHLLLNTTLQTLLHHEDRNSMAYSIESRVPFLDHRLVEFAFTLNTEDRISTNAETKYILRESLQPILPKAVYERKDKKGFVTPGEIEWLNGPLQFLLNDNFEALHFLNSHKTKQLIEDYKKGNVSNAAIVWKLVNINHWLKNFA, encoded by the coding sequence ATGCAAGAAGAAGCGGTTGGAAACATCCGCAACATGCTGCAAAATATAAAGCATCGCGGCCCCGACAACAGTTCGTATTGGCAAAAAGAATATGTTGTTCTTGGGCACAACAGATTATCCATTATAGACCTTCACGAAACAGCCAACCAACCTTTTGAATACCTAGATGTGGTAATTGTATTTAATGGCGAAATATACAACTACCTTGAGCTGAAAGAAACTCTGCAAACAAAAGGCTGGAAGTTTAGAACCAATGGCGATACAGAAGTAATTTGTGCTGCCTATAAAGAATGGGGCGAAAAATGTGTGGAGCAATTTGTTGGCATGTGGTCGTTTGCACTTTGGGATAGTACCGCGCTAAAACTTTTTTGCTCCAGAGACCGATTCGGAATAAAACCATTTTACTTCTACACTACTCCAAGCGGCTTCTACTTTGCATCGGAATACAAAGCATTTAAAGCACTTCCTTTTTTTAATGCCACGGTAAATACCGATCAGATAAATCGTGCATTGGCACTCAATATTGTTTCGTATAAAAACGAAACTTTTTTCAAAAATTTACACCAACTCTTGCCCGGGCACAACCTCATACTTCAACAAGAAAAAATTACCACTTACAAATATTGGGACATAGCATTTAAAACACCTTGCAACCTTAGTTTTAAAGAGAAAAAGGAAAAGTTCAAAACGCTTTTTATGGACGCCATAAAACTCCATTCACGAAGCGATGTAAAAAATGGAATTTGCCTGAGTGGCGGCTTAGATAGTTCTGCCATTGCTTCGGCATACTCCACCATTTTTCCCCAATCGGAAATACAATCATTTTCTATATACTACGAAGGAAAAGGCAAAGTAGATGAACGGCCTTTCATAAAAGAAGTAGTACAGCAATACAGCAACATACAACCGCACTATTTTTCGCCCACCTTTCAGAATATTGAAGAGGCATTTCACCATGCTTCGTATAGTGCCGATGTGCCGCTTTTAGGCTCTTCATACATCAGCCAATACTTCTTAATGAAACTGGCGGCTGCAAATGGAGTAAAAGTAGTACTCGATGGCCAAGGCAGCGATGAATACCTGGGCGGCTACCTTCATTCTTTTTATAGAATTATTGGCACACACATAAAAAACGGCTCGCCCGTAAAAGCCATTTCACTACTAAACAAACTAGCTAAAAGGGAACAATTCAGCATAGGTAAAAAAGGTTCTTTCTTGGCAAAATCGCTGGCAGCAGCTTTTAAAACCGAAGATGAAATTTATAGCTTAGAAACTTTAAAAACTCGAGCGCTCACCGGAAATGTAGCAACTCGTTTTGATGAAGTTACAGCCAATAAATTCAACAACTTTTTATACCACTTATTACTGAACACCACGCTGCAAACCTTGCTGCATCACGAAGACAGAAACTCTATGGCATATTCCATAGAAAGTCGCGTGCCGTTTTTAGATCACCGTTTAGTAGAGTTTGCATTCACCTTAAATACTGAAGACAGAATTAGCACCAATGCCGAAACCAAATATATTTTGCGCGAAAGTTTGCAACCTATATTGCCCAAAGCCGTGTATGAACGCAAAGACAAAAAGGGCTTTGTAACGCCCGGTGAAATTGAATGGCTAAATGGCCCACTGCAATTCTTGCTGAACGATAATTTTGAAGCACTACATTTCCTAAACAGCCACAAGACAAAACAACTTATTGAAGACTATAAAAAAGGAAATGTTTCTAACGCAGCAATAGTTTGGAAATTAGTAAACATCAACCACTGGCTTAAAAATTTTGCATAG